One Erysipelothrix amsterdamensis DNA window includes the following coding sequences:
- a CDS encoding BglG family transcription antiterminator has translation MEFTNRQLIIMHHLAQGNTVTAQELALSSNVSIRTIKKEIQILRELLKSYQIEVCSIPGHGYRLNPLNEDQEEKIFENIGSISLIRRMNSFSRNNSERVSYLIRTLLQASDYLKLEELAERMFVSRTTIHNDLKDVRLQLRRFQLELKSRPAYGLKLTGSEFNLRLAFAEYFFHNTLSLVESKEKDLFILNKDILFKTEEIVKESCFKADILLSDFSLQNIAVHILILFKRRREGHHIEIHKTTDSPLLPLAQTIANAVSTLLNEDVLKKPELLYLAIHLDSKQIIAHSGKTDVQDEALIYDIFTEIDNNFAINFLDNHELFRYLLLHIPQMIKRIQNGLTIRNPLIHRNLREFLFAAKVTISAVSVIEANYPDISINLDEFGYLLLYFQGALMTRRHQQTLNIGFIGGNGRSETIVYGQTLREHFNQEHITVSVYGSLQEITQDLDIGVSMAKMTIPQAREVVAIEDGNYLTHIEQKIKQFDLAEADLDHYLKPQYVIYNLPGNNKEQVLHNLTDKMNTMNLLKPHYDSNPFATHEIGHNLVHLQDLKKHVDRALCFVAILEKPIIWDKSEVHVLFLIKTKRDGDHDLFYLCDRFSKWSMDRFKVQQLIEGQSFDDFKQALLSS, from the coding sequence ATGGAATTCACAAATAGACAACTCATCATCATGCACCATCTTGCCCAAGGCAACACCGTTACAGCCCAAGAACTTGCCCTATCAAGCAATGTATCCATCCGTACCATTAAGAAAGAAATCCAGATTCTTCGCGAGCTCCTAAAGTCCTATCAGATTGAAGTCTGTTCGATTCCAGGACATGGATACCGGCTCAATCCCTTAAACGAAGACCAAGAAGAAAAAATATTTGAAAATATCGGCTCGATCAGTCTTATTCGCAGGATGAATAGCTTTTCGAGAAATAATTCAGAGCGTGTTTCATATCTTATTCGAACACTCTTACAAGCTTCTGATTATCTTAAACTTGAAGAGCTTGCTGAACGTATGTTTGTAAGCCGTACAACCATTCACAACGACCTTAAAGATGTCCGATTACAACTCCGACGGTTTCAACTCGAGCTTAAATCACGTCCTGCATACGGGCTTAAATTAACCGGTTCCGAATTCAACCTTCGGCTTGCCTTTGCGGAATACTTCTTCCACAACACCTTAAGTCTTGTTGAGTCTAAAGAAAAAGATCTCTTTATCTTAAACAAAGACATCCTTTTTAAAACCGAAGAAATTGTCAAAGAATCTTGTTTCAAAGCAGATATTCTTCTTTCCGACTTCTCTCTCCAAAATATCGCAGTACACATACTCATTCTCTTCAAGCGACGCCGTGAAGGACATCACATCGAGATTCACAAAACAACCGATTCTCCACTACTACCACTGGCTCAAACCATTGCGAATGCTGTAAGTACGCTTTTAAACGAAGATGTCCTTAAAAAACCCGAACTGCTCTATCTCGCCATTCATCTTGACAGCAAACAAATTATCGCACACTCAGGAAAAACAGATGTTCAAGATGAAGCACTTATCTATGATATCTTTACCGAAATCGATAATAACTTCGCAATCAACTTTCTCGATAATCACGAACTCTTTCGCTATCTTTTATTACATATACCCCAAATGATCAAACGCATACAAAATGGACTGACCATAAGAAATCCCTTAATTCATCGAAATTTACGGGAATTTCTCTTTGCCGCAAAAGTTACCATCTCCGCCGTATCAGTTATCGAGGCAAATTATCCAGACATCTCCATCAATCTTGATGAGTTTGGTTATTTACTCCTCTATTTCCAAGGGGCACTGATGACCCGCCGCCACCAACAAACTCTAAACATTGGATTTATCGGTGGAAATGGACGCTCTGAAACTATTGTCTATGGCCAAACCTTGCGTGAACATTTTAATCAAGAACACATTACGGTCAGTGTTTACGGCTCACTACAAGAAATTACACAAGATCTTGATATTGGAGTCTCAATGGCAAAAATGACCATTCCACAGGCTCGAGAAGTCGTCGCAATCGAAGATGGCAACTACCTCACCCACATCGAACAAAAAATTAAACAATTTGACCTAGCCGAAGCAGATTTAGACCATTACCTCAAACCTCAATATGTCATCTATAACTTGCCTGGAAATAATAAAGAACAAGTCCTACACAACCTAACAGATAAGATGAATACCATGAATCTACTAAAACCTCACTATGATTCAAATCCCTTCGCAACCCATGAAATTGGACACAACCTTGTCCACCTTCAAGATTTAAAAAAACATGTTGATCGCGCGTTGTGCTTTGTAGCAATACTGGAAAAACCAATTATTTGGGATAAAAGTGAAGTACACGTTCTTTTCCTAATTAAAACAAAACGCGATGGAGATCATGACCTCTTCTACCTTTGTGATCGCTTTTCAAAATGGTCCATGGATCGCTTTAAAGTCCAACAACTTATCGAAGGTCAGTCCTTCGACGATTTTAAACAAGCCTTACTATCCAGTTAG
- a CDS encoding alpha/beta hydrolase — protein MIHKFIDNGSDKTLVLFHGTGGDETVLLPVAKMVAPTMNHLSIRGDVVTFGKRRFSAVQSETQILDEEDLLGRVQTILDTVQTLKETYNLGELWALGFSNGANTIAALILEQPTPFKKCVLLRPMNFTSDTQELDLKDMDILIHSGRFDDIIPYESAVALEKRLINNNARVTHRIYELDHRMRAYEIEEIKQWFDMELTL, from the coding sequence ATGATACATAAATTTATTGATAACGGAAGTGACAAGACCCTTGTTTTATTTCATGGAACCGGTGGTGATGAAACGGTATTGCTGCCTGTCGCGAAAATGGTTGCACCAACGATGAACCATCTTTCCATTCGCGGTGATGTTGTGACATTTGGAAAACGTCGTTTCTCTGCTGTACAAAGTGAAACACAAATACTTGACGAAGAAGACTTACTGGGTCGTGTTCAGACCATTCTCGATACAGTACAAACATTAAAAGAAACATACAATCTCGGTGAACTTTGGGCATTAGGCTTTTCCAATGGCGCCAACACGATTGCCGCCTTAATCCTTGAACAACCTACCCCATTTAAAAAATGTGTGCTGTTAAGACCTATGAACTTTACAAGCGATACACAAGAACTTGATTTAAAAGACATGGATATTTTAATTCATAGTGGTCGATTTGATGATATAATTCCTTATGAAAGTGCCGTAGCTTTAGAAAAACGCCTCATAAATAATAATGCACGTGTTACTCACCGTATTTATGAGCTTGATCACCGTATGCGCGCTTACGAAATAGAAGAAATCAAACAATGGTTTGATATGGAGCTGACATTATGA
- a CDS encoding PTS system mannose/fructose/sorbose family transporter subunit IID — MNKIETTKEDKKLFREIFWYSFLLENSYNYERQQGLGFAVGMWPAIKRFYHTKEDRADALVRHMQIFNTTPHVVSAITGVATALEKEASQNPDFDKNTINSIKISLMGPFAGIGDSFFWGTIRIIATAIALPLSQQGNILGPILFLIAFNVPHLIVRYLGGVFGYRFGTNLMDSASESGIFAKITKAATIVGLMVIGGMSAQMVKLKTIVAFSFNETEFLLQQYIDQIFPLLLPLLYTLLMFHLLKNKKKSSMFLLLVTIAFGIIGSYIGLL; from the coding sequence ATGAATAAAATTGAAACAACAAAAGAAGACAAGAAATTATTTAGAGAAATATTCTGGTATTCATTCTTACTCGAAAACTCATATAACTACGAACGCCAACAGGGTCTTGGATTTGCCGTTGGTATGTGGCCGGCAATTAAACGCTTCTATCACACGAAAGAAGACCGTGCAGACGCCCTTGTCCGTCATATGCAAATCTTTAATACGACACCTCATGTCGTATCTGCAATCACTGGTGTTGCGACCGCACTTGAAAAAGAAGCAAGTCAAAACCCTGATTTTGATAAGAATACCATCAACAGCATTAAGATTTCATTAATGGGTCCTTTTGCCGGTATTGGTGATTCCTTCTTCTGGGGTACCATTCGTATTATCGCTACCGCAATCGCATTACCTTTATCCCAACAAGGAAACATTCTTGGGCCAATTCTATTCTTAATCGCATTTAATGTTCCACACTTAATTGTTCGATACCTCGGTGGTGTATTTGGATATAGATTTGGTACTAATCTTATGGATAGTGCTTCTGAATCAGGCATTTTCGCTAAGATAACAAAAGCAGCAACGATTGTTGGATTAATGGTTATTGGAGGAATGAGTGCTCAGATGGTTAAACTTAAAACAATCGTAGCCTTCTCGTTCAACGAGACCGAGTTTCTCCTCCAACAATACATTGACCAAATATTTCCGTTACTTCTACCACTACTCTATACATTACTCATGTTCCACTTATTAAAGAACAAGAAAAAGAGTTCCATGTTCTTACTCCTTGTTACCATTGCATTTGGTATCATTGGATCTTATATTGGATTACTCTAA
- the gatB gene encoding Asp-tRNA(Asn)/Glu-tRNA(Gln) amidotransferase subunit GatB — MGYEAVIGIEIHCELKTKTKMFSGAPLGYGQKPNTAINEIDLSYPGTLPQLNKQAVNYGVRLCKALNCEIDDLIRFDRKNYFYSDLPKGYQITQQFFPLGQHGHFDVLVGETVKHIRINRIHMEEDTAKQFHEGDKTLIDFNRAGTPLLEIVTEADFRTGEEAAAYVDALRLLVVYLGISDGRMDEGSLRCDVNISLRPEGQEAFGTKVEIKNLNSTNNVQKSIEFESIRQAEILNSGQKVVTETRRFDEKTQETVAMRTKETAVDYRYFVEPNIVPVRIGQDILNQTLVELPMARIQRYQDQMGLSLYDANVLVKNPDLAAYFDVLAQKTDAYKLLVNWLTQDVLAVLDQKGERSFESWLNVDHFVDFIEAIQSGSINSKQAKQVFAKFVEGESPKDVIKKSGMVQISDEATITAWIEDVLTQSPQVIEDYKNGLDKSIKFVVGQVMKVSKGQANPRVTNELVVRVLDNK, encoded by the coding sequence ATGGGATACGAAGCAGTTATTGGAATTGAAATTCATTGTGAATTAAAAACAAAGACAAAAATGTTTTCAGGTGCACCGCTCGGATATGGTCAAAAACCAAATACCGCAATCAACGAAATTGATTTAAGTTATCCTGGAACATTACCGCAATTAAATAAACAGGCGGTCAATTATGGTGTTCGCTTATGTAAAGCTTTAAATTGTGAGATTGATGATCTAATTCGATTTGATCGAAAAAACTATTTCTACTCTGATTTGCCAAAAGGATATCAAATTACACAACAATTTTTCCCGTTAGGTCAACATGGACATTTTGATGTTCTTGTGGGTGAAACAGTCAAACATATTCGCATTAACCGTATTCATATGGAAGAAGATACTGCGAAACAATTTCATGAAGGTGATAAAACATTGATTGATTTTAATCGTGCAGGAACACCCTTACTTGAGATTGTTACTGAAGCAGATTTTAGAACTGGTGAAGAAGCGGCAGCATATGTTGATGCATTGCGTCTATTAGTAGTGTATTTAGGCATCTCTGATGGTCGTATGGATGAAGGGTCTTTACGTTGTGATGTTAATATTTCGCTAAGACCTGAAGGTCAAGAAGCCTTTGGAACAAAAGTAGAAATTAAAAACCTAAACTCCACAAATAACGTGCAAAAGTCTATTGAATTTGAGAGTATTCGTCAGGCTGAAATCCTAAATTCAGGACAAAAAGTTGTGACCGAAACGCGTCGTTTTGATGAAAAAACTCAAGAAACTGTCGCAATGCGTACAAAAGAAACAGCAGTGGATTATCGTTATTTTGTAGAACCAAATATTGTACCTGTTCGAATCGGACAAGATATTTTGAATCAAACTTTGGTCGAATTACCGATGGCACGAATACAACGTTACCAAGATCAAATGGGACTGAGTTTGTATGATGCGAATGTCTTGGTTAAAAATCCAGACTTGGCAGCTTATTTTGACGTATTGGCTCAAAAAACAGATGCTTATAAGCTTTTAGTGAATTGGTTGACACAAGATGTGTTAGCGGTTCTCGATCAAAAAGGTGAACGCAGTTTTGAATCATGGCTCAATGTTGATCATTTTGTTGATTTCATCGAAGCAATTCAATCTGGATCTATTAATTCAAAACAAGCAAAACAGGTTTTTGCGAAGTTTGTTGAAGGGGAATCTCCTAAAGACGTAATCAAGAAGTCAGGGATGGTTCAAATCAGTGATGAAGCAACAATTACAGCGTGGATTGAAGACGTATTAACGCAAAGTCCACAAGTTATTGAGGATTATAAAAACGGTCTTGATAAATCCATTAAATTTGTTGTAGGACAAGTTATGAAAGTCTCTAAAGGACAAGCAAATCCACGAGTAACCAATGAACTGGTTGTGCGTGTGCTTGATAATAAATAG
- a CDS encoding amidase family protein, with protein MSKSIDEIIGNLKKENERLNAIVSFVDPNEVTDGLISGWDIALKDNINMKNTLTTASCKLLSNHQSIYNAHVVDRLLDEGAVIVAKTSMDELGMGGTNLSAITGPVYNPYDLTRISGGSSGGSAALVGAKAVRAALGSDTGDSVRKPAAYCGAVGVKPTYGRISRYGVIPYASSLDHVGYFTQNVADAACLLEVLAGRDDRDMTSSMEPVASYSKLLEMNLEGKRIGIFKTVEDAIENEAVKASFVQFKEKLEAQGAILVEKTIDKTLMRTMLPVYSVISNSEAVANHANLDGVRFGLSQEGDSLEEIMKNTRTNGFSSLIKRRFIFGAFALDDANQKEVFDQAKKVRRLLVDAYASCFEDVDIMVTLASGTVAPKVENQSMDELSDAYLIGENHMVINNFSGYPSMTLPLDLVDGLPVGINISTQPFTEAKMFAYGQAFESLINWKGAF; from the coding sequence ATGAGTAAATCAATCGATGAAATTATTGGAAATTTAAAAAAAGAAAATGAGCGTCTTAACGCAATTGTAAGTTTTGTAGATCCAAATGAAGTTACGGATGGTTTAATTTCTGGTTGGGATATTGCTTTAAAAGATAATATCAATATGAAAAACACTCTAACAACAGCAAGTTGTAAGTTGCTTTCAAACCACCAATCAATTTACAATGCACATGTTGTGGATCGATTATTAGATGAAGGCGCAGTTATTGTTGCGAAGACATCGATGGATGAGTTAGGTATGGGTGGTACAAATTTATCAGCGATTACTGGACCAGTCTATAATCCGTACGATTTAACACGTATCTCAGGCGGTTCTTCAGGTGGTTCTGCGGCGCTTGTGGGTGCGAAAGCAGTTCGTGCAGCCTTAGGTAGTGATACAGGGGATAGTGTTCGTAAACCCGCTGCATATTGTGGTGCTGTAGGCGTTAAACCAACTTATGGTCGTATTTCACGATACGGTGTGATTCCTTACGCATCTTCCCTTGATCATGTTGGCTATTTCACTCAAAACGTAGCCGATGCAGCATGTCTTCTTGAAGTGCTTGCCGGACGTGATGATCGTGACATGACAAGTTCTATGGAACCTGTTGCGTCGTATTCAAAACTTTTAGAAATGAATCTAGAAGGAAAACGTATTGGAATTTTTAAAACAGTTGAAGATGCGATTGAAAATGAAGCAGTCAAGGCATCATTTGTACAATTTAAAGAAAAACTCGAAGCTCAAGGAGCAATCTTAGTTGAGAAAACGATTGATAAAACGTTAATGCGCACGATGCTTCCGGTGTACAGCGTGATTTCAAATTCAGAAGCAGTTGCAAACCATGCAAATCTTGATGGTGTACGATTTGGCTTGTCACAAGAAGGTGATTCGCTTGAAGAAATCATGAAGAATACACGTACGAACGGATTTAGTTCCTTAATTAAACGTCGTTTCATTTTTGGTGCTTTTGCTTTAGATGATGCTAATCAAAAAGAAGTATTTGATCAAGCGAAGAAAGTACGCCGTTTATTAGTCGATGCTTATGCATCGTGTTTTGAAGATGTTGATATTATGGTTACATTAGCATCGGGTACCGTTGCACCGAAAGTTGAAAATCAATCGATGGATGAATTATCGGATGCATACTTAATTGGAGAAAACCACATGGTCATCAACAACTTTAGTGGCTATCCAAGCATGACATTGCCACTTGATTTAGTAGATGGACTTCCTGTTGGTATCAATATTTCAACACAACCCTTTACTGAAGCTAAAATGTTTGCATATGGGCAAGCATTTGAGTCATTAATTAACTGGAAGGGAGCATTTTAA
- a CDS encoding PTS mannose/fructose/sorbose/N-acetylgalactosamine transporter subunit IIC — MQEALLVGLVVALVWFVEKMLGTPMANRPLIISPLVGLVLGDLQSGIIIGASLELVFMGAIQVGAAVPPDVLIGSALGTAFAILSGQGSEIALALALPIAILAQSLKVIIFIVRSWFMDFAMKLAEDANIKGMFALNIGGLLLHCLMYFTVAFIAVLFGASAVEGFVQAIPTNLMNGLEVAGKLLPAVGFALLLQPMMNGKNILYFILGFILIAYLELPILAVTLFGVILAFIIVFEVGQTPAAVQHDELEDLFDE; from the coding sequence ATGCAAGAAGCGTTACTTGTTGGTCTCGTCGTTGCCTTGGTATGGTTTGTCGAAAAGATGCTCGGAACCCCAATGGCCAACAGACCACTTATTATCTCACCCCTTGTTGGACTCGTTCTAGGCGATCTCCAATCAGGAATTATTATTGGTGCCAGTCTTGAACTCGTCTTTATGGGTGCGATTCAAGTTGGTGCAGCAGTACCACCCGATGTGCTTATTGGTTCTGCACTCGGTACAGCTTTCGCAATCTTATCCGGTCAAGGATCAGAAATTGCGCTCGCACTCGCATTACCGATTGCAATTCTCGCTCAATCATTAAAAGTTATTATCTTTATCGTTCGATCATGGTTTATGGACTTTGCCATGAAACTTGCGGAAGATGCGAATATTAAAGGCATGTTTGCACTTAATATTGGCGGGCTTTTACTACACTGTCTAATGTACTTTACCGTAGCGTTCATCGCAGTGCTCTTTGGTGCAAGTGCTGTTGAGGGATTTGTTCAGGCAATTCCTACTAATCTTATGAACGGTCTTGAAGTTGCTGGAAAATTACTTCCTGCAGTTGGATTCGCATTATTGCTACAACCAATGATGAATGGTAAAAACATTCTTTACTTTATTCTTGGATTTATTCTAATCGCTTATCTTGAGTTACCAATCTTAGCCGTAACCTTATTTGGTGTTATCTTAGCCTTCATTATTGTATTTGAAGTCGGACAGACACCTGCAGCCGTACAGCATGATGAATTGGAGGACTTATTCGATGAATAA
- the pepF gene encoding oligoendopeptidase F has translation MSDKYELPLRSEVDIKDTWDLTPMFKDDDAWNTEFDAIQNDLSEVAAYRGTLTKSAESLLAGLKFRDELSYRIEFLYVYAHLSFDVDTTNPKYQAMNARVQSLLAQFGSSFSFYEAEILSADEAVIREYLESNDALSLYNHEFDRLFKSRPHILSEKEERILASSGEIFGVSSQTFGMLNNADIQFPTIKDESGNDVQLSHGRYSLLMESADRRVREDAFKAMQTTYGNLKNTLASTLSGNVKVHNFNATIRNYASARQAALAANNIDEEVYDSLLEGIHNNINLLHDYVALREEALGIDDIQMYDIYVPMVDEVDLKFTYEEAQEVILDALSVLGEEYCAVLKRAFDERWIDVVENKGKRSGAYSSGTYGSAPYILLNWQENIDNVFTLAHELGHSVHSYFTRKYQPYIYGDYSIFVAEVASTTNENLLLNYLLDQYEDPKVRAYLLNHYLDTVKGTVFRQTQFAEFEHLIHKSDQEGVALTADYLIESYYKLNQFYYGESISTEEIGYEWARIPHFYYNYYVYQYATGFSAATLFSETIYNGGDATPYLDFLKSGSSDYPINVLRKAGVDMTESTAVDTTLEKFGERMAELRTLLVK, from the coding sequence ATGTCGGATAAATATGAATTACCACTTCGTAGTGAAGTGGATATAAAAGATACATGGGATTTAACACCGATGTTTAAAGATGATGACGCATGGAATACAGAATTTGATGCGATTCAAAATGACTTAAGTGAAGTGGCTGCATATCGTGGTACTTTAACGAAAAGTGCTGAGAGTTTGTTAGCGGGTCTTAAGTTTCGTGATGAATTAAGTTATCGTATTGAGTTTTTATATGTTTATGCACATTTAAGTTTTGATGTCGATACCACAAACCCTAAGTATCAAGCTATGAATGCGCGCGTGCAATCGCTTCTTGCGCAATTTGGATCGAGTTTTTCGTTCTACGAAGCAGAAATTTTATCTGCGGATGAAGCTGTGATACGGGAATATCTTGAATCGAATGATGCACTCAGTTTATATAATCATGAGTTTGATCGTCTTTTCAAATCAAGACCACATATTCTTAGTGAAAAAGAAGAACGTATTCTTGCCTCATCAGGAGAAATCTTTGGTGTTTCTTCGCAGACATTTGGTATGTTGAATAATGCAGATATTCAATTTCCTACAATTAAAGATGAATCTGGAAATGATGTTCAATTATCACATGGACGTTATTCACTATTAATGGAAAGTGCAGATCGACGTGTTCGTGAAGATGCTTTCAAAGCGATGCAAACAACCTATGGTAATTTAAAGAATACGCTCGCAAGTACGCTGTCGGGAAATGTTAAGGTTCATAATTTCAATGCAACAATCCGTAATTATGCATCGGCACGCCAGGCTGCTCTTGCTGCGAATAATATTGACGAAGAAGTTTATGATTCTTTATTAGAAGGAATCCATAATAATATCAATTTATTGCATGATTATGTTGCACTTCGTGAAGAAGCCTTGGGTATTGATGATATTCAAATGTATGATATCTATGTTCCTATGGTTGATGAAGTGGATTTGAAGTTTACGTATGAAGAAGCGCAAGAAGTGATCTTAGATGCATTGAGTGTTCTTGGAGAAGAATATTGTGCTGTATTGAAACGTGCATTTGATGAACGTTGGATTGATGTTGTTGAGAATAAAGGAAAACGTTCGGGTGCTTATTCTTCAGGTACTTATGGAAGTGCACCGTACATTCTTTTAAACTGGCAAGAAAATATTGATAATGTGTTTACACTTGCTCATGAACTTGGCCATAGTGTTCACTCATACTTTACACGTAAGTATCAACCTTATATTTATGGGGATTACTCTATTTTTGTTGCTGAGGTAGCTTCAACGACGAATGAGAATTTATTGTTGAATTACTTGTTGGATCAATATGAGGATCCTAAGGTTCGTGCTTACTTGTTGAATCATTATTTAGACACGGTTAAGGGCACGGTGTTCCGTCAAACACAGTTTGCTGAGTTTGAACACCTTATTCATAAATCAGACCAAGAGGGCGTTGCTTTAACGGCTGATTATTTAATTGAATCTTACTACAAACTTAATCAATTCTATTATGGTGAATCAATCAGCACCGAAGAAATTGGTTATGAGTGGGCACGCATCCCTCATTTCTACTATAATTACTATGTTTACCAATATGCTACAGGGTTTAGCGCAGCAACTTTATTCAGTGAAACAATTTATAATGGTGGTGATGCGACACCTTATCTTGATTTCTTGAAGTCAGGAAGTTCTGACTATCCAATTAATGTCCTTCGTAAGGCGGGCGTGGATATGACTGAATCAACAGCAGTTGATACAACACTCGAGAAATTTGGCGAACGTATGGCTGAATTACGAACACTACTTGTAAAATAG
- a CDS encoding CoA-binding protein, whose protein sequence is MNKPYEILNASQNFVVVGINNKPETYAHRIYKLLEQKNKTVIGVNPNYTEIDGKTIYPSFLEITDAVDVAVMVVNPKIGINMLESIKEKGINVLWLQPGTVNDALRAKAQELELNVIEACVLAEYAQNEK, encoded by the coding sequence ATGAATAAACCTTATGAAATCCTAAATGCGTCACAAAATTTTGTGGTTGTAGGAATCAATAACAAACCAGAAACCTATGCGCACCGCATTTATAAGTTACTCGAACAAAAAAATAAAACAGTTATTGGTGTTAATCCAAACTATACGGAAATTGATGGTAAGACCATTTATCCTTCATTTTTAGAAATCACCGATGCCGTTGACGTTGCGGTAATGGTTGTAAATCCTAAGATTGGAATTAACATGCTTGAATCCATTAAAGAAAAAGGCATCAACGTTCTCTGGCTTCAACCAGGTACCGTAAACGATGCTTTACGTGCTAAAGCACAAGAACTCGAACTTAATGTAATCGAAGCCTGTGTGCTTGCGGAATACGCTCAAAACGAGAAATAA
- a CDS encoding O-antigen ligase family protein — protein MMKIIKDFSTKVRTLLSENVIFLMIMVLFLPDYLLYPAVIVAGIFVLYEWIRYKGYKWSTFWILWAYLLIVAVLNKNVQGIIGTMYLIILVAYAFVLNRRMSPKEYMKMQYYIVWCSLFNFFFNFIRWRPFWYKSFMSLFDGVIQMGHLPFYGDGYFRAYSTFDNPNLYAFVLLIVLLVCFNQLQFQITFKNYRLSAFYAGAFIINLYAMFLTGTRSIIVALMFGLLTVILVQRKWTQFKVMILLGALLTLFILSRPDLFPRFMQIAEHSGIRLEIWDKAIHQILKEPWFGKGMFTYALLFDNIDAHNIFIESFLSFGICGTVILVSFLIGKLRDVYLNAYYLDYPLALGVLVATIMYGIFDIPLFAVQTSLLFVAVFCLPRRQPSQILVPKPTHIEIIEKT, from the coding sequence ATGATGAAAATAATAAAAGACTTCAGTACAAAAGTAAGAACGCTATTATCTGAGAATGTAATATTTTTGATGATTATGGTGCTATTCTTACCAGACTATTTGTTATATCCAGCGGTTATTGTGGCGGGAATTTTTGTATTGTATGAATGGATTCGATATAAAGGCTATAAATGGAGCACGTTCTGGATTTTATGGGCGTATTTGCTCATTGTAGCCGTCCTAAACAAGAATGTGCAGGGGATTATAGGGACTATGTACCTAATTATCTTAGTAGCCTATGCATTTGTTTTAAATCGAAGAATGAGTCCTAAGGAATACATGAAAATGCAATACTATATTGTGTGGTGTTCCTTATTTAACTTCTTCTTCAACTTTATTCGTTGGAGACCATTTTGGTATAAATCATTTATGAGTTTATTTGATGGTGTAATCCAAATGGGACATCTGCCTTTTTATGGTGATGGATATTTTAGAGCGTATTCAACGTTTGATAATCCAAACTTATATGCTTTTGTTCTTCTTATTGTTCTATTGGTTTGTTTTAATCAACTTCAATTTCAAATTACGTTCAAAAATTATCGATTGAGCGCATTCTATGCAGGTGCCTTTATCATTAACCTCTATGCAATGTTTTTGACGGGTACACGATCCATTATCGTAGCCTTGATGTTTGGTCTTCTAACCGTAATTTTAGTTCAAAGGAAGTGGACGCAATTTAAAGTGATGATCCTACTGGGAGCACTTTTAACCTTGTTTATTCTTTCAAGACCGGATTTGTTTCCACGTTTTATGCAAATTGCAGAACATAGTGGCATTCGCCTCGAAATTTGGGACAAAGCTATTCATCAAATATTAAAAGAACCGTGGTTTGGTAAAGGGATGTTTACCTATGCACTGCTTTTTGATAATATCGATGCCCACAATATTTTTATTGAGAGTTTCTTAAGTTTTGGTATTTGTGGAACTGTTATCCTTGTATCGTTTCTCATTGGTAAATTGCGTGATGTGTATTTAAATGCTTATTATCTTGATTATCCCTTGGCATTGGGTGTATTAGTTGCGACAATCATGTATGGAATTTTTGATATACCATTATTTGCGGTACAAACAAGTCTCTTATTTGTAGCGGTTTTCTGTCTTCCAAGGCGACAGCCGTCTCAAATCTTGGTCCCAAAACCAACACATATCGAAATTATTGAAAAAACTTAA